In Panthera tigris isolate Pti1 chromosome C1, P.tigris_Pti1_mat1.1, whole genome shotgun sequence, the following proteins share a genomic window:
- the GPR3 gene encoding G-protein coupled receptor 3 isoform X1 — protein sequence MMWGAGSPLAWLSAGSGNVNVSSVGSAEGPTGPGAPLPSPKAWDVVLCISGTLVSCENALVVAIIVGTPTFRAPMFLLVGSLAVADLLAGLGLVLHFAAVFCIGSAEMSLVLVGVLAMAFTASVGGLLAITVDRYLSLYNALTYYSETTVTRTYVMLALVWGGALGLGLLPVLAWNCLDARATCGVVYPLSKNHLVVLAIAFFMVFGIMLQLYAQICRIVCRHAQQIALQRHLLPASHYVATRKGIATLAVVLGAFAACWLPFTVYCLLGDAHSPPLYTYLTLLPATYNSMINPIIYAFRNQDVQKKPSPEQPRIPLRWGPAALWWPFGGNCSPARLPGPDRATPPPLQPGVQRHSQDLGAKPHPAVP from the exons ATGATGTGGGGTGCAGGCAGCCCCCTGGCCTGGCTCTCTGCTGGCTCAGGAAACGTGAATGTGAGCAGCGTGGGCTCAGCAGAGGGGCCCACAGGCCCAGGCGCACCGCTACCCTCACCCAAGGCCTGGGATGTGGTGCTGTGCATCTCAGGCACCCTGGTGTCCTGTGAGAACGCGCTGGTGGTAGCCATCATTGTGGGCACTCCCACCTTCCGCGCCCCCATGTTCCTGCTGGTGGGCAGCCTGGCCGTGGCCGACCTGCTGGCAGGCCTGGGCCTGGTCCTGCACTTTGCTGCTGTGTTCTGCATTGGATCGGCGGAGATGAGCCTGGTGCTGGTTGGCGTGCTGGCGATGGCCTTTACCGCCAGTGTCGGCGGCCTACTCGCCATCACCGTCGATCGCTACCTTTCTCTGTACAATGCCCTCACCTACTATTCAGAGACAACGGTGACTCGGACTTATGTGATGCTGGCCCTAGTGTGGGGGGGCGCCCTGGGTCTGGGGCTGCTGCCTGTGCTGGCGTGGAACTGTCTGGATGCCCGGGCCACCTGTGGCGTGGTATATCCACTCTCCAAGAACCATCTGGTGGTCCTGGCCATTGCCTTCTTCATGGTGTTTGGCATCATGTTGCAGCTCTATGCCCAGATCTGCCGCATCGTCTGCCGCCATGCCCAGCAGATTGCCCTCCAGCGGCATCTGCTGCCCGCCTCCCACTACGTGGCCACCCGAAAAGGCATCGCCACACTGGCCGTGGTGCTTGGCGCCTTTGCTGCCTGTTGGCTGCCCTTCACTGTCTACTGCCTGCTGGGCGatgcccattccccacccctctACACCTATCTCACCCTGCTCCCTGCGACCTATAACTCCATGATCAACCCCATCATCTACGCCTTCCGCAACCAGGACGTGCAGAAG aagccatCACCTGAGCAACCGAGAATTCCTCTGCGCTGGGGGCCGGCTGCCCTCTGGTGGCCGTTTGGGGGAAACTGCAGCCCGGCCAGGCTGCCCGGACCGGACCGCGCGaccccacctccactccagccCGGCGTCCAGCGCCACAGCCAAGACCTGGGGGCCAAGCCCCACCCTGCGGTGCCCTAG
- the GPR3 gene encoding G-protein coupled receptor 3 isoform X2, which produces MMWGAGSPLAWLSAGSGNVNVSSVGSAEGPTGPGAPLPSPKAWDVVLCISGTLVSCENALVVAIIVGTPTFRAPMFLLVGSLAVADLLAGLGLVLHFAAVFCIGSAEMSLVLVGVLAMAFTASVGGLLAITVDRYLSLYNALTYYSETTVTRTYVMLALVWGGALGLGLLPVLAWNCLDARATCGVVYPLSKNHLVVLAIAFFMVFGIMLQLYAQICRIVCRHAQQIALQRHLLPASHYVATRKGIATLAVVLGAFAACWLPFTVYCLLGDAHSPPLYTYLTLLPATYNSMINPIIYAFRNQDVQKVLWAICCCCSSSKIPFRSRSPSDV; this is translated from the coding sequence ATGATGTGGGGTGCAGGCAGCCCCCTGGCCTGGCTCTCTGCTGGCTCAGGAAACGTGAATGTGAGCAGCGTGGGCTCAGCAGAGGGGCCCACAGGCCCAGGCGCACCGCTACCCTCACCCAAGGCCTGGGATGTGGTGCTGTGCATCTCAGGCACCCTGGTGTCCTGTGAGAACGCGCTGGTGGTAGCCATCATTGTGGGCACTCCCACCTTCCGCGCCCCCATGTTCCTGCTGGTGGGCAGCCTGGCCGTGGCCGACCTGCTGGCAGGCCTGGGCCTGGTCCTGCACTTTGCTGCTGTGTTCTGCATTGGATCGGCGGAGATGAGCCTGGTGCTGGTTGGCGTGCTGGCGATGGCCTTTACCGCCAGTGTCGGCGGCCTACTCGCCATCACCGTCGATCGCTACCTTTCTCTGTACAATGCCCTCACCTACTATTCAGAGACAACGGTGACTCGGACTTATGTGATGCTGGCCCTAGTGTGGGGGGGCGCCCTGGGTCTGGGGCTGCTGCCTGTGCTGGCGTGGAACTGTCTGGATGCCCGGGCCACCTGTGGCGTGGTATATCCACTCTCCAAGAACCATCTGGTGGTCCTGGCCATTGCCTTCTTCATGGTGTTTGGCATCATGTTGCAGCTCTATGCCCAGATCTGCCGCATCGTCTGCCGCCATGCCCAGCAGATTGCCCTCCAGCGGCATCTGCTGCCCGCCTCCCACTACGTGGCCACCCGAAAAGGCATCGCCACACTGGCCGTGGTGCTTGGCGCCTTTGCTGCCTGTTGGCTGCCCTTCACTGTCTACTGCCTGCTGGGCGatgcccattccccacccctctACACCTATCTCACCCTGCTCCCTGCGACCTATAACTCCATGATCAACCCCATCATCTACGCCTTCCGCAACCAGGACGTGCAGAAGGTGCTGTGGGCCATCTGCTGCTGTTGTTCCTCTTCCAAGATCCCCTTCCGATCCCGTTCGCCCAGTGATGTCTAG
- the WASF2 gene encoding wiskott-Aldrich syndrome protein family member 2, whose product MPLVTRNIEPRHLCRQTLPSVRSELECVTNITLANVIRQLGSLSKYAEDIVGELFTQANTFASRVSSLAERVDRLQVKVTQLDPKEEEVSLQGINTRKAFRSSTIQDQKLFDRNSLPVPVLETYNTCDTPPPLNNLTPYRDDGKEALKFYTDPSYFFDLWKEKMLQDTKDIMKEKRKHRKEKKDNPNRGNVNPRKIKTRKEEWEKMKMGQEFVESKEKLGPSGYPPTLVYQNGSIGSVENMDGSSYPPPPQSDSTSPPSPSFSEDSLPPPPVEFSCPVDSNQRGSGLAGPKRSSVVSPSHPPPAPPLGSPPGSKPGFAPPPAPPPPPPVMGVPPPPPPGGFGSPGTPPPPSPPSFPPHPNFAAPPPPPPPPAADYPTLPPPPLSQPVIGAPPPPPPPPPPGPPPLPFSGVDDQPVAPPPLADATKPKSSLPPVSDARSDLLSAIRQGFQLRKVEEQQEQEKRDVVGNDVATILSRRIAVEYSDSEDDSSEFDEDDWSD is encoded by the exons GTAAATATGCAGAGGACATTGTTGGAGAGCTCTTTACTCAGGCAAATACCTTTGCCTCTCGGGTAAGCTCCCTTGCTGAGAGGGTCGACCGCCTACAAGTTAAAGTCACTCAGCTGGATCCCAAGGAAGAAGAAG TGTCACTGCAAGGAATCAACACCCGAAAGGCCTTCAGAAGCTCTACCATTCAAGACCAGAAGCTTTTCGACAGAAACTCTCTCCCAGTACCtgtcttagaaacatataacacCTGTGATACTCCTCCACCTCTCAACAATCTTACCCCCTACAG GGACGATGGGAAAGAGGCACTCAAATTCTACACAGACCCTTCGTACTTCTTTGATCTTTGGAAGGAGAAGATGCTGCAGGACACCAAGGATAtcatgaaagagaagagaaagcataGG aaagaaaagaaagataatccAAATCGAGGGAATGTAAATCCACGTAAAATCAAGACACGTAaggaagagtgggagaaaatGAAGATGGGACAAGAATTTGTGGAATCCAAAGAAAAGCTGGGGCCTTCTGG GTATCCGCCCACCTTGGTGTACCAGAATGGCAGTATTGGCTCCGTTGAAAATATGGATGGAAGCAGCTACCCACCACCACCGCAGTCAGATTCCACTTCtccaccttctccttccttctctgaggACAGCTTGCCTCCCCCACCCGTAGAGTTCAG CTGCCCCGTAGACAGCAACCAAAGAGGGTCCGGTTTAGCTGGACCCAAAAGATCCAGTGTGGTCAGCCCAAGCCATCCACCACCAGCGCCTCCTCTGGGCTCTCCTCCAGGCTCCAAACCCGGGTTTGCTCCACCACctgctcctccacctccacctccagtgATGGGCGTTCCACCTCCACCACCGCCTGGAGGATTTGGGTCTCCGGGGACCCCACCACCACCTTCACCCCCATCTTTCCCACCTCACCCCAATTTTGctgcccctccgcctcctcccccaccgcccGCAGCTGACTACCCGACTCTGCCACCACCTCCCTTGTCCCAACCAGTGATAGGcgcacctcctcctccccctcctccccctcctccggggccccctcctctccctttcagtGGTGTGGATGACCAGCCTGTTGCACCCCCACCACTTGCCGATGCCACCAAGCCTAAGTCCTCCTTGCCTCCTGTGAGCGATGCCCGCAGTGACTTACTTTCAGCCATACGTCAAG gcTTTCAGCTGCGAAAGGTTGAGGAGCAGCAGGAACAAGAGAAGCGGGATGTTGTGGGCAACGACGTGGCCACCATCTTGTCACGTCGAATTGCTGTGGAGTACAGTGACTCGGAAGATGATTCCTCTGAGTTTGACGAGGACGACTGGTCGGATTAA